Below is a genomic region from Salvia hispanica cultivar TCC Black 2014 unplaced genomic scaffold, UniMelb_Shisp_WGS_1.0 HiC_scaffold_715, whole genome shotgun sequence.
GGTCTTTTCACATTTTCTTCTAGAGTATGACACTGCCGTGTTTTTTTTAGGTGTCGGTAGAACcgtagaataattaattagccTTTCAAGTCATCTTCAATTATGGAGAAATCTAGATGAGAAAACTGCAAAATAGAATTGTGACATGCGGAACAATATTATTCACGTAAATAAAATACGAATATTCTCATTGTCACATTTTAAGATAATCATATTCAGTGAAATAAACTTTAACTGGGACAtcactaaattattttacagttaatatatactccctccgacccaagaaagatgacccctttcttgagcggcacgagattttatgcagttatattttgtgtgttaagaggagagagtaaagtaagagagggaataaagtagagataaaggtgcttccattttaagtaatgagtcatcttagttgggacaaaccaaaaaggaaagtggatcatcttcaatgggacggagggagtactatactataaaaatcataatagcaatgattataaaaatacatagtatttaatacataaaattaattcaatacaaatttaacttaaaaaatgatacAGTTCATGTTATAGTTGTGCTTGTTTTGCTAAGTGGTGATAACTGAATTCTACGTGTTCTCATCGATTGAAAATGCTCAGGATCTATTCATTATCAATCGTCGAAAAAATATCCTTCTCAATATACACAATTAGACTGTCTTggtattaaatatgtaaagtTGATCTTGATCGCCCTAGTTGCAAAAAAATGTTCTCTCAACGAAAACACTAGCAATAGGTAAAACTAATGTCAACTCAATAATCAGATAGACCAGTGAAAAAACTAAATGCGTATTAGTTTTGACCATTTCCATAGTAATACTTTTCCCAGTCGCTTAGCGCAACAAATTAAGGATCACACCGCACATTAGcaataaaattactaacttggaattaaatatgtaaagtTTAGAATTAGTATATATGTAAAGGTTTCAATAGCattcttttaataaaaacGTTAGTATTCTTCTACCACgttttattaaactaaaagGTGGACACGTTTTAAGAGCATACTTAACGCTGGCGGGCCATAATGCACTTAGGTCTCGGTCCGCGGTCTGCGCGTTGGAGGGACGAGGGGACGGGGCTTGGCCGCGCCCAAAGCCAAGTCAGCGGCCTGAGGCCGGGCCTGGTTGTCGTCCAGTCTGGTGTTATACACTCCTGGGACGGGCCTAGTCGCGGTTCGGCCTAGCATTGGAGGGGTTTCGCCCCGGACCCAGGCCGcaagtctatatatatatatatattatttttattttaaatttttttcttgtaaaTACCATCTAATTCCAcaccattttcatttctattctACTTCATTTCTCTCCCTCTCAAACTAAATCACTCAAAAACATCCGTCAAAATGCCTCCTCTACATGATCAAAGAGCAATCGAAGACAACATTGCGAGAATGTTGGAGGAGGTGATGCCTGCAATCCAAGAGGAAGTAACAACAAGGTTGCTCGCTACCAAGCTACTATTCAAGGGTGGAACGAACAACACGTACGCATACCACAAACTCAGATGTATATACACAAGACCATGAACAAGCTCATTTGCGGCCATTCACAGATTATTTCTCTACAGATCCTCAATGGAGTGATCAGATGTTCCATAGTCAGTTCCGGATGTAGAAGCCTTTATTCATAATCATCGTCAATGTAGTTGTAGCTCATGACTCGTATTTCAAGCAAATCACCGATGTTGTTGGCCGACAAAGTATATCGACTTTGCAGAAATGCACATCTACCCATACGTCACTAGCTTACATAACTACTTCAGATATGTTCGATGAGTATCTCCATGTTAGCGAGCACACTGGACGAGAGTGCCTAGCTAAATTCTGCCGGCCAGTCATTGGAGCATTCAAGGATACGTACTTGAGAAAGCTAATGACCGACGACACCCGGAGGTTGGTGAACATGCATGAGCAGGTCCACATTTTTCCCGGGATACTGGGTAGCATCGACTGTATGCACCGGcagtggaagaattgtccaaCAACATGGAGAGAACAATACACTAGCGGGCACAAGGGCACACATCCGACGATCGTGTTGGATGCTATTATTGACCAACGATTGTGGATTTGGCATGCCTACTTTGTTGTCGCTGGGTCGAACAACGATGTCAATGTGTTGATGAGTCTCCAGTGATCAACGACCTGTGTGCCGGGCGAGCGCCGAATGTAGAGTTCACGATAACCACTGCCAGTACAGTATGTGGTATTATCTGGCAGATGGAATCTATATGCGATGGCATGTGTTCGTGAAGACTATCACATGTCCGACAACGCCGAAGAGGTCGTTGTTTCCCCAAAAGCAAGAGGCGGCTCGGAAAGATGTAGAGCGTGCATTCGGAGTCCTCCAAGCACGGTGGGGTATAGTGAAAGGAGTGGCCTCTGGATGGCATCGTCCACTAATCGTTGATAttatgtatgcatgtatcataatgcataacatgatcgATGACGACGAAGGAGACTATGTCACGGCATGGAGAGACGATGCAAACTCCAGCACCGCGAGTTCGTTCGTTGTAAATGACCCTACAGTGCAGGGTGTTCCTCTCGACATGCGCAATGTCATGGCCTGTTCAGCTGAGATGTGCAAAGAAGAAGCACATACTCACCTCCAAGCGGAtctaattgaataaatttggACACGCACCAACGTTTTTCAGCATTGATGTTAATGAATTTCTTGTGTTATAATTGctcacaattttttatttttacgtgtaaaataatttgtagtTGTTAATAGTGCAATTTAATGGTTGGGGCTTCGATGAGGCCTGCAGGATTGTAGGAGTTGTGGCCTGACCCAGAAAATTAGGGGagtgatgacgtggaggggaCTTGGGAACTGGATCCGGGACAGAAGGCAGGGGATGTGACTTTTTTaacttattattatactaactCCGTCtttaaaaacagaaattaTGAGATGACACGAGTTtcataaagtaagagagaataattgataaattaagggagagagagataaaagtgaGTAAGTACGGTAAGAGAGAGgtaaagaaaaagtagtaggagtagtgttagtggaatgtgatatccacttcctaaaatagaaagtttctatttttaagcaACATACCAAACTGAAAatagtttctaattttaagagacggatctaatatttatttaatacttcaTTCATCCCACTATAGTATGCCCTTTTGATTGAACATGAgctttaatgcacaattagtaaaagtaagagagagatgtaAAGAAAAAGTCATTAAAGTATTATCAGTGAAAAATGGgtccacctcattagagagaaatgaattttaaaatattctttaattttctcaaaatatatttgtgttttattttatgcataccaaattaaactagtattaattatgtttaaatttaagtatatttctcaatattttcataataaatgttttacatattataaatatgaaaatttcatcattatgTATTAGATTTGTCgcatattagttttattggTAGCAGTTCGATTGGCCTATTAGgatagcccgaaacccgaacGTTGAAAGctaagtttaaaattttttaacttgataaaaacataaaatctaATTAACCTGCAACCTGGATAGAAGTGACCCAAAACCCGCTAGACTTACTCGGAAATTTTAAAGAGCACAACAATGGATGCGTTTAATTATTGGAGACAGCTGACGTGTGCAAACACAACCAATGATGAATCCGAACGAGATTACCCTAGAATCATAATACAAGAACTTGAAAAACAAAGGGAGGAGATGCTTCaagatgaaagaaaaagaagattgGATAACATGAAGAAGTCCTTTGAGAACTCATGTGAAGCGGAGGAGAGGCTccaacaagaaaaagaaattagaatGGACAAAAGGATGAAATCCTTGGAGAAGCCCTAGGAAAATGAATCCtatgaatataatttcttacaattttacttttctatgttttaagattttaaattttatatttgatttaggCACTAagctaaaaatataataactatttctcattaataaaataaatttaatgataataataatactccctccgtcacttataatttgtcaccatttgatcttgcacgagttttaaaaaatgtaatagaaatagagttgaaaaaatagtgACACGTGGatcctaattttatatattagttttatgataaaatgtgattgagagaatgagttagtggaatgtagggtccactataaaaaacaGTAGTactaaaagtgaaaggtga
It encodes:
- the LOC125199888 gene encoding uncharacterized protein LOC125199888, coding for MPPLHDQRAIEDNIARMLEEVMPAIQEEVTTRLLATKLLFKGGTNNTYAYHKLRFVAHDSYFKQITDVVGRQSISTLQKCTSTHTSLAYITTSDMFDEYLHVSEHTGRECLAKFCRPVIGAFKDTYLRKLMTDDTRRLVNMHEQVHIFPGILGSIDYGIYMRWHVFVKTITCPTTPKRSLFPQKQEAARKDVERAFGVLQARWGIVKGVASGWHRPLIVDIMYACIIMHNMIDDDEGDYVTAWRDDANSSTASSFVVNDPTVQGVPLDMRNVMACSAEMCKEEAHTHLQADLIE